One window of the Salvia miltiorrhiza cultivar Shanhuang (shh) chromosome 6, IMPLAD_Smil_shh, whole genome shotgun sequence genome contains the following:
- the LOC130988936 gene encoding xyloglucan galactosyltransferase XLT2-like: MLDHSTPHFHTHKKPKNLSPKNTNYRIFFFKCSQLFLVIIFQVFIIHFLFRSPSKPASLLHQDTQHKNIPAPEHGRRCKYGTVYVYDLPAKFNQDLLDHCDDLDPWHSRCKAVSNNGLGPRAASAAVPENLAPAWYWTDMFAGEVLYHSRMLRHECRTTEPESATAFYIPFYAGLAVGKYLFTNYTARERDAPCTEMLRWVSDQPPWRRSGGANHFLMFGRMTWDFRRSRDDDWGSGFIHMPLMKRVLRVGVERDPWDPLEVSVPYPTGFHPRSDRELVQWMEFVRTRNRTSRFTFVGGKREVKGDFRAILQNHCRNESDSCRVVDCSGTRCYDGTSEILEAFLASDFCLQPRGDAYTRRSTFDCMLAGSIPVFFWKRSISDQYEWFLGDEPGQFSVFIDRREVRNGTKSIRKVLEGYSRDEVRRKREKLISLMPNFVYSSGEDGTVKDAFHVAIDGVLRRFHNHKSST; encoded by the coding sequence ATGCTAGATCATTCAACCCCTCATTTTCATACCCACAAAAAACCAAAGAATCTCTCCcccaaaaacacaaattatagaatcttcttcttcaaatgcTCTCAATTATTCCTAGTTATAATCTTCCAAGTTTTCATCATACACTTCCTTTTCCGGTCTCCATCGAAACCAGCATCACTACTTCATCAAGATACACAGCATAAGAATATTCCGGCGCCGGAACACGGTCGCCGCTGCAAATACGGCACGGTCTACGTGTACGACCTCCCGGCGAAGTTCAACCAAGACTTGCTCGACCACTGCGATGATTTGGACCCGTGGCACTCCCGCTGCAAGGCCGTCTCCAACAACGGCCTCGGCCCAAGGGCCGCCTCCGCTGCGGTGCCGGAGAATCTCGCTCCGGCGTGGTACTGGACGGACATGTTCGCCGGCGAGGTCCTCTATCACTCACGAATGCTGCGGCATGAGTGTCGGACAACGGAGCCGGAGTCGGCTACAGCGTTCTACATTCCGTTCTACGCCGGCCTCGCAGTGGGTAAGTACCTCTTCACGAACTACACGGCGCGTGAGCGGGACGCGCCGTGCACGGAGATGCTTCGGTGGGTGAGTGATCAGCCCCCATGGCGGCGTTCTGGCGGCGCCAACCACTTCCTCATGTTCGGCCGGATGACGTGGGACTTCCGGCGGTCGCGTGACGACGACTGGGGGTCGGGCTTCATCCACATGCCGCTGATGAAGCGCGTCCTCCGTGTTGGCGTCGAGCGGGACCCTTGGGACCCACTCGAGGTCAGCGTGCCCTACCCGACCGGCTTCCATCCCCGGTCGGACCGGGAGCTGGTCCAGTGGATGGAGTTCGTGAGGACCCGGAACCGGACCAGCCGGTTCACGTTCGTGGGCGGGAAGCGAGAAGTGAAGGGCGATTTCCGGGCGATCCTACAGAATCACTGCCGCAATGAGTCTGATTCTTGCCGGGTCGTGGACTGCTCGGGGACCCGGTGCTACGACGGGACGTCGGAGATTCTGGAGGCGTTCCTGGCGTCGGACTTCTGCCTGCAGCCGAGGGGCGATGCATATACGCGGCGGTCGACGTTCGACTGCATGCTGGCTGGTTCGATACCGGTTTTTTTCTGGAAGAGGAGCATTTCTGATCAGTATGAGTGGTTTTTGGGCGACGAACCGGGCCAGTTTTCGGTTTTTATAGACCGGAGAGAGGTGCGGAATGGGACGAAGTCGATCAGGAAAGTGTTGGAGGGATACAGCAGAGATGAAGTgaggaggaagagagagaagttGATTAGTCTGATGCCCAACTTTGTTTACAGTAGTGGTGAAGATGGGACTGTCAAAGATGCGTTCCACGTCGCCATTGATGGAGTGTTGAGAAGGTTTCATAATCACAAGTCGAGTACATAA